The following proteins come from a genomic window of Maribacter sp. HTCC2170:
- a CDS encoding bifunctional 4-hydroxy-2-oxoglutarate aldolase/2-dehydro-3-deoxy-phosphogluconate aldolase, which yields MKRKEVTNIIEKEKIVAIIRLKKQSEVDTVIKGLILGGIKVLEITSNTPGFNKEIKKARDSYPNILIGAGTVVNTSIAKIAIEAGAQFLVTPNTNIDVLTLAHENDVPVLMGAFTPSEICLAIEYGADIIKLFPAGNLGIDYFKAIQGPLNDAKFFIVGGINLENIQEWFKAGVSGVGIGSVLTNSPNEEICEETIKNKAQEFINLIKNF from the coding sequence ATGAAAAGAAAAGAAGTTACAAACATCATTGAAAAAGAGAAAATAGTTGCAATCATCCGATTGAAGAAACAATCGGAGGTTGATACTGTAATTAAGGGGTTGATTTTAGGCGGAATAAAAGTATTGGAAATAACTTCCAATACCCCTGGATTCAACAAGGAAATAAAAAAAGCCCGAGATTCTTATCCGAATATCTTAATTGGGGCAGGAACAGTTGTAAATACGTCTATTGCTAAAATTGCCATAGAGGCAGGAGCTCAGTTCTTGGTTACGCCCAATACCAATATTGATGTACTAACGCTCGCACATGAAAATGATGTTCCGGTTTTAATGGGTGCTTTTACTCCCTCAGAAATTTGTTTAGCAATTGAATATGGAGCAGATATAATTAAACTTTTTCCCGCTGGAAATTTGGGGATAGATTACTTTAAGGCAATACAGGGGCCTCTTAATGATGCTAAATTCTTTATTGTAGGCGGAATTAATTTGGAAAACATTCAAGAATGGTTCAAGGCCGGAGTATCTGGCGTTGGTATTGGTAGCGTTTTAACCAACTCACCAAACGAGGAAATATGTGAAGAAACCATCAAAAATAAGGCTCAAGAATTTATAAATCTGATCAAAAATTTCTAA
- the dgoD gene encoding galactonate dehydratase, with protein sequence MDKLTIEKIELFKVPPRWLFIKITTKSGIVGWGEPVVEGKADTVAACVKELQKFILGQKANNIEDIWQILYRGGFYRGGPIIMSAIAGIDQALWDIKGKFLNVSVHELLGGAVRQKMKMYCWIGGDNPDVVLEQAHEKVKSGYKAVKMNATGPMDWVSSLKDIKKISQNIKLLREEFGYDLDVGLDFHGRVHKPMVKKLIDELSPYEPMFIEEPLLSENNNALKDIYHYSNIPIATGERMYSRWDFKEILHQGVVDIIQPDLSHAGGISEVRRIATMAEAYDIALAPHCPLGPISLASALQIDFVSANAFIQESSLGIHYNQGYDLLDYVLNPEDFYLNDGYINVLTKPGLGVEINEDKLKKASKIGHDWTNPIWRNEDSSFAEW encoded by the coding sequence ATGGATAAACTTACAATTGAAAAAATAGAATTATTTAAAGTCCCTCCGAGATGGCTTTTTATAAAAATAACTACCAAATCAGGAATTGTAGGATGGGGAGAACCTGTTGTAGAAGGAAAGGCTGATACAGTTGCAGCTTGTGTAAAAGAGCTTCAAAAGTTTATACTGGGGCAAAAAGCCAATAATATAGAAGATATATGGCAAATTCTTTATAGAGGAGGGTTCTATAGAGGAGGTCCCATTATTATGAGTGCAATAGCCGGCATAGATCAAGCACTTTGGGATATAAAAGGAAAATTTCTAAATGTCTCTGTACACGAACTGCTTGGAGGGGCTGTCCGTCAAAAGATGAAGATGTACTGCTGGATAGGAGGTGATAACCCAGATGTTGTGCTTGAACAAGCTCATGAAAAAGTCAAATCTGGCTACAAGGCTGTTAAAATGAATGCCACCGGTCCCATGGATTGGGTTTCATCACTAAAGGATATAAAAAAAATATCACAGAACATTAAACTGCTAAGAGAAGAATTTGGATATGATTTGGACGTTGGATTGGACTTTCATGGACGAGTACATAAGCCAATGGTAAAGAAATTAATTGATGAACTTTCCCCTTATGAGCCCATGTTTATCGAAGAACCTTTGCTTAGTGAGAATAATAATGCTTTAAAAGATATTTATCACTATTCCAACATTCCCATAGCGACTGGGGAGAGAATGTACTCTAGATGGGATTTCAAGGAGATATTGCATCAAGGGGTGGTCGATATTATTCAACCGGATTTAAGTCATGCCGGTGGAATATCAGAAGTAAGAAGAATTGCCACAATGGCCGAGGCTTATGATATAGCACTGGCACCACACTGTCCTTTAGGTCCCATTTCTTTAGCATCGGCATTACAAATTGATTTTGTTTCGGCCAATGCATTTATTCAGGAAAGTAGCTTGGGTATTCATTATAATCAAGGTTATGACTTATTGGATTATGTCTTGAATCCTGAAGATTTTTATCTCAATGATGGTTATATAAATGTTTTAACCAAACCAGGTTTAGGAGTGGAAATAAATGAAGATAAGTTAAAGAAAGCCTCAAAAATAGGTCATGATTGGACTAATCCTATTTGGCGTAATGAAGATTCTAGTTTTGCAGAATGGTAA
- a CDS encoding GntP family permease yields the protein MIYIVALIVSLVFLVVGIVKFKIHPFFVLLMAAIIYGFFTGMSIDMIVASINNGFGDILGKIGLIILFGVTIGTILEKSGGALVIASKIINLIGEKAIHLAMLLTGYFLSIPIFADSALLIMNPLNKVLSKKAAVSYAGTTAALAMGLTASHVMVPPTPGPIAAAGILGANLGDVILWGLLVSIISLGPCYFYAKRVASKIELPIKIKPTANPKRQPALWKSLLAIVVPLVLILAKSVLDYPELKIEPSIFTQCLSFLGTPVIALLIGVLLTLVLPEKLDEKVFSSSGWIGESLKVAAPIILITGAGGIFGKMLQNSGIADIITTGFSGMEIGLFFPFLLAACLKTTQGSSTVALVTTASIVAPLMPVLGLDEPSFQTMTVLAIGAGSSVVTHVNDSFFWVLTQLTGMNVKQGYQVLTAGTLIFGVTAMAVIYFITKLIL from the coding sequence ATGATATATATAGTTGCATTAATAGTATCGTTGGTGTTTTTAGTTGTTGGCATTGTTAAATTTAAGATTCATCCTTTCTTTGTATTACTAATGGCTGCAATTATATATGGCTTTTTCACAGGAATGAGTATTGATATGATAGTTGCATCTATCAATAACGGTTTCGGAGATATTTTAGGTAAAATAGGATTAATAATTCTATTTGGCGTAACTATAGGGACCATACTGGAAAAATCTGGGGGGGCATTGGTCATAGCGTCCAAAATTATTAATCTCATTGGTGAAAAAGCTATTCATTTAGCAATGCTTCTTACTGGATACTTCTTATCTATACCAATTTTCGCTGATAGTGCACTTTTAATAATGAATCCTCTAAATAAGGTATTATCAAAAAAAGCCGCTGTTTCATATGCTGGAACCACTGCTGCGTTGGCGATGGGACTTACCGCATCACATGTCATGGTACCGCCAACACCCGGTCCAATCGCCGCCGCAGGAATTCTTGGGGCCAATCTAGGAGATGTAATATTATGGGGACTTTTAGTGAGTATTATCTCATTAGGACCTTGTTATTTTTATGCTAAACGAGTGGCCTCAAAAATCGAATTACCCATTAAAATTAAACCTACTGCCAATCCAAAACGACAACCGGCTTTATGGAAATCTTTGCTGGCCATTGTAGTTCCTCTAGTGCTAATCTTAGCCAAATCAGTGTTAGACTATCCCGAATTAAAAATTGAACCGTCGATTTTTACGCAATGTCTTTCATTCTTGGGTACTCCAGTAATTGCACTTCTAATTGGAGTATTATTGACCCTTGTATTACCTGAAAAATTGGATGAAAAAGTTTTTTCAAGTTCTGGCTGGATTGGGGAATCTTTGAAAGTTGCAGCACCTATCATACTCATAACAGGTGCAGGCGGAATTTTTGGTAAGATGCTCCAGAATTCAGGAATCGCCGACATAATTACAACAGGATTCTCTGGAATGGAAATAGGGCTTTTTTTTCCTTTTCTTTTAGCTGCTTGCCTTAAAACTACTCAAGGATCATCAACTGTGGCACTAGTTACTACAGCTTCGATTGTAGCCCCACTAATGCCTGTTTTAGGTTTAGATGAACCGTCGTTTCAGACCATGACAGTCTTAGCGATTGGAGCTGGTTCCTCAGTTGTCACCCACGTTAATGATAGTTTTTTCTGGGTACTTACCCAACTTACTGGTATGAATGTGAAACAAGGTTATCAGGTACTTACGGCAGGAACTCTAATTTTTGGAGTTACTGCAATGGCGGTAATATATTTCATAACCAAACTCATTTTATAG